The Neorhodopirellula lusitana genome contains a region encoding:
- the uvrA gene encoding excinuclease ABC subunit UvrA produces MKRGKTAGDGKKTDRGHSATREITVKGAREHNLRNIDLSLPRGKLICFAGVSGSGKSSLAFDTLYAEGQRRYVESLSNSARQFMGQMPKPDVDLVTGLSPSISISQKSSGNNPRSTVGTITEIYDFLRVLFARVGTGYCPNCHIPIQAQTGDAIVSRVLGLVEQYDPSGIEAGPETEGDLESDAAHPTGATNDTASLWILAPLVRGQKGEFKDLFEDLRKQGFNRARVDGETIRLADSPPLDRTKRHDVEVVIDRIVMPTQIDASIDRARLNEAVELALRLGESTLIATVNETDAESIPLPKSDRLFSSKYACGQCGTSFRPPTPQLFSFNSPQGMCTSCDGIGRLYTFVPELLIPDPTLSVRKGAVTLLGKWGDIGRYRSHTYRGVADAIDTELELEPGTMLSSAWEDLPEKGRHIWLWGVDESLKLSRRVSKKAQKHVDSFDGLIPELLDRYRTSRNKMQLKQFEKYMNTMDCPDCHGRRLNNQASAVRITSTQSIPADANETDSSETDSSETDTDAANPNAGTPLPANTKTLPELCDLSIDQLADFFTGIDLAPTDARIASEVLKEIQGRIGFLLGVGLEYLTLGRTAPTLSGGESQRIRLAGQIGSGLSGVLYILDEPSIGLHPRDNDRLIATLTRLRDAGNTLIVVEHDEDTMRAADLIVDFGPGPGVKGGHVVASGTLKQITDSQDSVTGAYLSGRREIKPPDELRKVDPDKQIVITGARFHNLKNVTASIPLGVVVCVTGVSGSGKSSLIGGILEPALRRDLNGAESVPGDHDSITGIEHLDKTIAIDQSPIGRTPRSNPATYVKVFDEIRSLFAKLPDAKTRGYTVGRFSFNVDGGRCSACDGNGATKLEMDFLADIWVKCPVCQGERYNRETLSVKFKGKSIADVLDMDISEALELFQNIPRIAEKLQTLVDVGLEYLKLGQPSPTLSGGEAQRIKLSRELSRRDTGSTLYVLDEPTTGLHFADIDLLLGVINRLADRGNSIVIVEHNLDVIKTADWVIDMGVEGGAGGGEVIATGQPTKVAKAANSYTGEALAGVMGVRRTKKKIAAKAIREVKTMPPKARTHVVVEGAQEHNLRHVDVSVPRDAMTVFCGPSGSGKSSMAMDTIYAEGQRRYVESLSSYARQFIGQVQKPKAERIEGLSPAVALEQKNLGHSPRSTVGTVTEVYDYLRILYAKLGTMHCPDCDIPIGTQTPDQIIDKILDMPTGTKALVLAPIEVQAGEASKDTWASLRASGYARVRIDGETVALEDAKPLDPRRVQPVQVVVDRISIKPEEKSRISDSVEQALSLGIGVIQIAISDSQVDEPNWEAIQHSQHLVCTCCGRSFNPLTPHHFSFNSAIGWCTGCDGLGTQTGTNPASLMGTPQQSLLEGASLLWPSLDHAVSRWMMRALARSTGIPIDQPIERLTLSQKRILFHGLGPRWIEVRRSDSADEASNEATDEASDNAKKKSAKQKKESPEGHPNDILFRYQFKGFYPALEEASRLTPGLRAKLESFVAEIDCSVCNGSRLREESAAVRFREHTIGDLVHMPLDRLAGKIEAWDLDKRELKIARELIREVQSRVSFLRDVGLDYLTMHRGAATLSGGEAQRIRLASQLGSGLCGVLYVLDEPTIGLHPRDNLRLLSALHRLRDQGNTLLVVEHDHDVIAGSDYLCDFGPKAGRHGGNIVAQGPPNNIQPIETSVTAPYLSSIKQIELPASRRPVYSESGKPMVDFLQIRGARENNLRDVDIDVPLGVMTAVTGPSGSGKSSLVNDIIYPSLARRLHRAKIKPGRHDEMLGLRYINKVIRVDQSPLGNSPSSNPATYTGVFDLIRSEFAELPEARERRFSPRTFSFNVSGGRCETCEGSGQRKIEMHFLPDVWIPCEECGARRYNEDVLEVKLHGRSIADVLEMPCGEAVEVFADSPRILRVVQTLCDVGLDYITLGQSAPTLSGGEAQRVKLAAELARPATGHTLYLLDEPTTGLHFGDIEKLLFVMQRLVEIGNTVVVIEHNLDVIKCADWVIDIGPGAGVHGGHVVFEGPPEGLAATAKGDTSVHGQHGDVISATASFLADSLAGTRRAKPTPTPSPTPTYQAANIANAEPARTPHPAAQPEAYSADRAKPTPASTSTLEQPAAPAPPLRPRKPPAPSPVLQPWRALGRRWHTLPKGFPKDAAPLWPLKLAERTLDLLSSVAGEHALAYTSPDRVSVKLESGEAADELPLWAELETKQLEYVRLKLTGPRSAIDVDQLLSLDFLQDQSDTGTVDLSNGELVTVTFHLKRLDDARSQPLRSFLTTHLERTRLSS; encoded by the coding sequence GTGAAACGTGGAAAAACTGCGGGGGATGGCAAAAAAACAGACCGCGGCCACTCCGCGACTCGTGAGATTACGGTCAAAGGTGCCCGCGAGCACAATCTTCGTAACATCGATTTGTCGCTCCCCCGCGGCAAGCTGATTTGCTTCGCCGGTGTCTCGGGAAGCGGTAAGTCATCGCTCGCTTTCGACACGCTTTACGCCGAAGGCCAGCGTCGATATGTCGAAAGCTTGAGCAATTCGGCTCGGCAATTCATGGGACAAATGCCCAAGCCCGACGTCGATCTGGTTACCGGGCTGAGCCCATCGATCTCGATCAGCCAGAAATCCTCAGGCAATAATCCGCGGTCGACCGTCGGCACGATCACCGAGATCTACGACTTCTTGCGAGTTCTGTTTGCTCGTGTCGGGACGGGTTACTGCCCCAATTGCCACATCCCGATCCAAGCCCAAACTGGCGACGCGATCGTCAGCCGCGTCCTTGGATTGGTCGAACAATACGATCCAAGCGGCATCGAAGCCGGCCCCGAAACGGAAGGCGACCTCGAGTCCGATGCGGCTCACCCAACTGGTGCGACCAACGACACGGCTTCGCTGTGGATCTTGGCGCCGCTGGTTCGCGGCCAAAAAGGCGAGTTCAAAGACCTTTTCGAAGACCTGCGAAAGCAAGGGTTCAACCGCGCCCGCGTCGACGGCGAAACGATTCGGCTGGCCGACTCACCCCCACTGGATCGCACCAAACGTCACGACGTCGAAGTTGTGATCGACCGAATCGTGATGCCGACTCAGATCGACGCGTCGATTGATCGCGCACGCCTGAACGAAGCGGTTGAACTTGCTCTTCGGCTTGGGGAATCGACGTTGATCGCCACGGTCAACGAAACCGATGCGGAATCCATCCCGCTGCCCAAATCCGATCGTTTGTTTTCGTCGAAATACGCATGCGGGCAATGCGGGACCAGCTTTCGACCGCCGACGCCGCAGCTATTCAGTTTCAACAGCCCTCAAGGCATGTGCACATCGTGCGACGGCATCGGTCGGCTGTACACGTTCGTCCCCGAACTTCTGATCCCCGACCCAACGCTATCCGTCCGCAAAGGTGCGGTCACCTTGCTAGGAAAATGGGGTGACATCGGTCGGTATCGCAGCCACACGTACCGGGGCGTTGCCGACGCCATCGACACGGAATTGGAACTCGAACCGGGCACCATGCTGAGTTCCGCATGGGAAGACTTGCCTGAAAAGGGTCGACATATCTGGCTGTGGGGCGTCGATGAGTCACTGAAGCTGAGCAGGCGAGTTAGCAAGAAAGCCCAAAAGCACGTCGACAGCTTTGATGGATTGATCCCCGAACTGCTCGACCGCTATCGAACCAGCCGCAACAAGATGCAGCTGAAGCAGTTCGAAAAATACATGAACACAATGGACTGTCCAGATTGCCACGGACGGCGTTTAAATAACCAGGCCTCGGCGGTCCGAATCACCAGCACGCAAAGTATCCCTGCGGATGCCAACGAAACGGATTCCAGCGAAACGGATTCCAGCGAGACAGACACTGACGCTGCGAACCCCAACGCGGGCACCCCCCTTCCCGCGAACACCAAAACGCTGCCCGAACTTTGCGATCTGTCGATTGATCAGCTTGCCGATTTTTTTACTGGCATCGACCTCGCACCGACTGACGCCCGCATCGCCTCGGAAGTCCTGAAAGAAATCCAAGGACGAATCGGATTCCTACTGGGCGTTGGCCTTGAATACCTGACCCTCGGCCGAACCGCACCGACGCTTTCGGGCGGGGAATCCCAACGAATCCGCCTAGCCGGCCAAATCGGATCGGGGCTATCCGGTGTCCTGTACATTCTCGATGAGCCATCGATCGGGCTGCACCCCCGTGATAACGACCGCCTGATCGCCACGCTGACTCGTTTGCGGGACGCGGGGAACACATTGATCGTGGTTGAACACGATGAAGACACAATGCGGGCGGCCGACCTGATCGTCGACTTCGGGCCCGGCCCAGGCGTCAAAGGCGGGCATGTCGTCGCCTCGGGAACCCTGAAACAAATTACCGATTCCCAGGATAGTGTTACCGGCGCGTACCTGTCCGGCCGACGCGAAATCAAGCCACCGGACGAGCTTCGCAAAGTCGATCCAGACAAGCAAATCGTCATCACCGGCGCACGCTTTCACAACCTCAAGAATGTCACCGCATCGATCCCTTTGGGAGTGGTGGTTTGCGTTACCGGGGTCTCCGGAAGCGGGAAGAGTTCGCTGATTGGCGGAATTCTGGAACCGGCTCTGCGCCGCGACCTCAATGGCGCCGAATCCGTCCCCGGCGATCACGACTCAATCACGGGCATCGAGCACCTCGACAAAACCATCGCGATTGACCAATCCCCGATCGGCCGCACACCACGCAGTAACCCGGCGACCTACGTCAAAGTCTTCGACGAAATCCGCAGTCTATTCGCCAAGCTCCCCGACGCTAAAACACGTGGCTACACGGTTGGACGATTCAGCTTCAACGTCGACGGCGGACGCTGTTCGGCGTGCGATGGCAACGGAGCGACCAAGCTAGAAATGGATTTCCTAGCGGACATCTGGGTCAAATGCCCGGTCTGCCAAGGCGAGCGATACAACCGCGAAACGCTGTCGGTCAAATTCAAAGGCAAGTCCATCGCCGATGTGCTGGACATGGATATTTCCGAGGCACTGGAATTATTCCAAAACATTCCCCGCATCGCTGAAAAGTTGCAAACGCTTGTCGACGTCGGTCTGGAATACCTCAAACTCGGCCAGCCCTCGCCGACCCTCTCTGGCGGCGAAGCTCAACGAATCAAGCTGTCCCGCGAACTATCACGTCGCGATACCGGTTCGACCCTGTACGTGCTCGATGAGCCTACCACCGGACTGCACTTCGCTGACATCGACCTATTGCTAGGCGTCATCAACCGACTGGCTGATCGCGGCAATTCGATCGTGATCGTGGAACACAACTTAGATGTCATCAAGACCGCCGACTGGGTAATCGACATGGGCGTCGAAGGCGGTGCCGGCGGCGGCGAAGTCATCGCCACGGGCCAGCCAACCAAAGTAGCAAAGGCTGCCAACAGCTACACCGGAGAAGCACTTGCCGGCGTGATGGGCGTTCGCCGAACCAAAAAGAAGATCGCCGCCAAAGCAATCCGCGAAGTCAAGACGATGCCGCCGAAGGCACGAACTCACGTGGTCGTCGAAGGTGCTCAAGAACACAACCTGCGGCATGTCGATGTGTCCGTACCCCGCGACGCGATGACCGTTTTCTGTGGCCCCAGCGGCAGCGGTAAAAGCTCGATGGCAATGGACACCATTTATGCCGAGGGCCAACGTCGGTATGTCGAATCGCTGTCGAGTTACGCCCGGCAGTTCATTGGACAAGTTCAAAAACCCAAAGCGGAACGAATCGAGGGACTATCGCCTGCCGTTGCTTTGGAACAAAAAAACCTAGGCCACTCCCCGCGAAGTACGGTCGGGACCGTCACCGAAGTCTACGACTATTTGCGAATCCTGTACGCCAAACTGGGCACGATGCACTGCCCGGATTGCGATATCCCGATCGGCACTCAAACGCCTGACCAGATCATTGACAAGATCCTGGACATGCCGACCGGAACGAAGGCACTTGTGCTCGCGCCGATCGAAGTGCAGGCCGGTGAAGCATCCAAGGACACCTGGGCCAGCCTACGTGCCAGCGGGTACGCCCGAGTCCGCATCGATGGGGAAACTGTTGCCCTGGAAGATGCGAAACCGCTCGATCCCCGACGGGTCCAACCCGTGCAGGTTGTCGTCGACCGGATCTCGATTAAGCCCGAAGAGAAGTCACGAATTAGCGACAGTGTCGAGCAGGCCCTCTCGCTCGGTATCGGTGTCATCCAAATCGCGATCTCGGACTCGCAAGTCGACGAGCCCAACTGGGAAGCCATCCAGCACAGCCAGCACTTGGTTTGCACCTGCTGTGGCCGTTCTTTCAATCCGCTGACGCCCCACCACTTCTCATTCAACTCAGCGATCGGTTGGTGCACGGGATGCGATGGGCTGGGAACTCAAACCGGTACCAATCCAGCCTCTTTGATGGGAACTCCCCAGCAATCGCTATTGGAAGGAGCTAGCCTGTTGTGGCCATCGCTCGATCACGCGGTCAGCCGCTGGATGATGCGGGCATTGGCGCGATCAACCGGGATCCCAATCGACCAGCCGATTGAAAGGCTGACGCTTTCGCAAAAACGGATCTTGTTCCACGGCCTGGGCCCTCGCTGGATCGAGGTCAGACGTAGCGACTCGGCCGACGAGGCCAGCAATGAAGCGACCGACGAGGCATCCGACAACGCGAAAAAGAAGTCTGCCAAACAAAAAAAGGAGTCCCCCGAAGGACACCCCAACGACATCCTGTTCCGCTATCAATTCAAGGGTTTTTACCCCGCCCTGGAAGAAGCATCGCGGCTGACCCCGGGCCTGCGTGCCAAGCTTGAAAGCTTCGTTGCCGAAATTGATTGCTCGGTCTGCAACGGCTCACGACTTCGCGAAGAATCGGCTGCGGTTCGCTTCCGAGAACACACGATCGGCGATCTGGTGCACATGCCACTGGACCGACTTGCTGGCAAAATCGAAGCGTGGGATTTGGATAAGCGAGAACTGAAAATCGCTCGAGAACTCATTCGCGAAGTTCAGTCTCGCGTCAGCTTCCTGCGTGACGTTGGACTGGATTACCTGACGATGCACCGGGGAGCGGCCACCTTGTCCGGTGGAGAAGCTCAGCGAATCCGACTCGCGTCCCAACTCGGCAGCGGTCTGTGTGGTGTGTTGTACGTTCTCGACGAACCCACCATTGGGCTGCACCCGCGAGACAACCTGCGACTGCTATCGGCGCTGCATCGATTGCGAGACCAAGGCAACACGCTACTCGTCGTTGAACACGACCATGATGTGATCGCGGGCAGCGACTACCTCTGTGATTTTGGCCCCAAGGCCGGACGACACGGGGGCAACATCGTCGCCCAAGGCCCCCCCAACAACATCCAGCCGATCGAAACGAGCGTCACCGCCCCGTACCTCTCGTCGATCAAACAGATTGAACTCCCCGCATCGCGTCGCCCGGTTTATTCCGAGTCAGGCAAACCGATGGTGGACTTCTTGCAAATTCGTGGTGCCCGCGAAAACAACCTGCGTGACGTCGACATTGATGTCCCACTCGGCGTGATGACTGCCGTGACCGGCCCCAGCGGAAGTGGCAAAAGCTCGCTCGTCAACGACATCATTTACCCCTCGCTGGCTCGGCGGTTACACCGTGCCAAGATCAAACCGGGGCGTCACGACGAGATGCTCGGACTGCGATACATCAACAAGGTCATCCGCGTCGACCAATCGCCGCTGGGCAATTCACCAAGCAGCAATCCGGCCACTTACACTGGCGTTTTCGACTTGATCCGCAGTGAATTCGCCGAACTGCCCGAAGCCCGCGAACGAAGATTCTCGCCGCGAACGTTCAGCTTCAATGTTTCGGGCGGTCGCTGCGAAACGTGCGAGGGCAGTGGACAGCGGAAGATTGAAATGCACTTCCTGCCCGACGTCTGGATCCCTTGCGAAGAATGCGGGGCTCGTCGCTACAACGAAGACGTGCTGGAAGTCAAATTGCACGGTCGCTCGATTGCCGATGTCCTTGAAATGCCTTGCGGCGAAGCGGTGGAAGTGTTCGCTGACAGCCCACGCATTCTGCGTGTGGTGCAAACGCTGTGCGATGTGGGGCTCGACTACATCACGCTTGGCCAATCCGCACCCACGCTTTCGGGCGGTGAAGCTCAACGCGTCAAACTGGCTGCTGAACTCGCACGTCCCGCCACCGGCCACACCCTGTACCTACTCGACGAACCGACCACTGGCCTGCACTTTGGCGATATCGAAAAGCTGCTCTTCGTCATGCAGCGTCTCGTTGAAATCGGCAATACCGTCGTCGTGATCGAACACAACCTGGACGTCATCAAATGCGCCGACTGGGTGATCGACATCGGCCCGGGAGCCGGTGTCCATGGCGGCCATGTCGTATTCGAAGGCCCGCCGGAAGGTCTCGCCGCGACGGCAAAGGGCGACACCAGTGTGCACGGCCAGCATGGCGACGTCATTTCAGCGACCGCATCCTTCCTGGCCGACTCGCTAGCCGGGACGCGGCGAGCTAAGCCTACCCCAACGCCTTCACCGACACCCACCTATCAAGCCGCTAACATCGCCAACGCGGAACCCGCACGAACCCCGCATCCAGCGGCTCAACCCGAAGCATATTCAGCCGACAGGGCCAAACCCACGCCGGCTTCCACCTCAACCTTGGAACAGCCTGCCGCTCCGGCACCACCACTCAGGCCGAGAAAGCCGCCGGCACCTTCCCCAGTCCTGCAACCTTGGCGAGCCCTGGGACGCCGCTGGCACACATTGCCAAAGGGCTTCCCCAAAGATGCGGCCCCCTTGTGGCCACTCAAATTAGCCGAACGCACCCTCGACCTTTTATCGAGCGTCGCAGGCGAGCACGCGTTGGCCTACACATCCCCTGACCGCGTGTCGGTGAAATTGGAATCTGGCGAGGCGGCGGACGAATTGCCCCTGTGGGCCGAACTCGAAACCAAACAGCTCGAATACGTCCGGCTCAAATTGACTGGCCCCCGCTCGGCGATTGATGTCGACCAGCTGCTGTCGTTGGATTTCCTGCAAGATCAGTCCGACACCGGCACAGTCGACCTCAGTAACGGTGAATTGGTGACGGTAACATTCCACCTCAAACGCCTTGACGATGCCCGCAGTCAGCCGCTCAGGTCATTCCTGACCACCCACTTAGAACGCACACGTCTATCGAGCTAA
- a CDS encoding protein arginine kinase, which produces MKEVEDLSTLVQKSGEWLKGTGPESDIVISSRIRLARNVAGFPFIRKCSEDDRKKIERQVRTRLETLSGWEDIQYVDVAALSEVDRQFLVERQLISREIAESEGSRAVAIDPCEQYSVMVNEEDHLRIQVMHSGLDLLSAWDQIDEIDNAIEREVLYAFHPQYGYLTACPTNVGTGLRVSVMLHLPGLVITQQIEKVFRSMQRINVTVRGLYGEGSQYTGDFYQVSNQVTLGHTEHELLEMVGNEVVPRIIDYERKARDFLMEKGEQDLHDDVSRALGILSTARKISSEETMHYLSKVRMGVNLGLIDDVEVATINKLFIHTQPAHLQKLHGRMLTTSDRHVERANYLQRHLRDAGARPDELN; this is translated from the coding sequence ATGAAGGAAGTGGAAGACCTTTCCACGTTGGTCCAAAAAAGTGGCGAATGGCTCAAAGGAACTGGGCCGGAATCCGATATCGTGATCAGCAGCCGAATTCGGCTCGCTCGCAATGTGGCTGGGTTTCCCTTCATCCGTAAATGCAGCGAAGACGATCGCAAAAAGATCGAACGCCAAGTTCGCACCCGCCTGGAAACACTCAGCGGCTGGGAAGACATCCAGTACGTCGATGTCGCGGCCCTGTCCGAAGTCGATCGTCAATTCCTGGTCGAACGGCAGCTGATCAGCCGGGAAATCGCGGAATCCGAAGGCAGTCGCGCCGTCGCAATTGACCCGTGCGAGCAGTATTCGGTGATGGTCAACGAAGAAGACCACCTGCGAATCCAAGTCATGCACTCGGGGTTAGACTTGTTGAGTGCGTGGGACCAAATCGACGAGATCGACAATGCGATTGAGCGAGAAGTGCTGTACGCGTTTCATCCTCAATACGGCTACCTGACCGCCTGCCCGACCAACGTGGGCACGGGGCTGCGGGTCAGCGTGATGCTGCACCTACCCGGCTTGGTGATCACTCAACAGATCGAAAAAGTGTTTCGATCCATGCAGCGAATCAACGTGACCGTGCGTGGACTGTATGGCGAAGGCTCACAATACACTGGCGACTTTTATCAAGTCAGCAACCAGGTCACGCTGGGCCACACCGAGCACGAATTACTAGAAATGGTCGGCAACGAAGTCGTCCCACGAATCATCGATTATGAACGCAAAGCTCGTGACTTCTTGATGGAAAAGGGCGAACAGGACCTGCACGACGATGTCAGCCGCGCCCTCGGAATCCTGAGCACCGCTCGCAAAATCAGCAGCGAAGAAACGATGCACTACCTGTCCAAGGTTCGGATGGGCGTCAACTTGGGTCTAATCGACGACGTGGAAGTTGCTACGATCAACAAGCTGTTCATCCACACCCAGCCGGCTCACCTGCAAAAGCTGCACGGACGAATGCTGACCACCAGCGATCGCCACGTCGAGCGAGCCAACTACCTGCAACGGCACTTGCGTGATGCGGGAGCCCGACCGGACGAACTGAACTAA
- a CDS encoding UvrB/UvrC motif-containing protein, translated as MKCQYCDKPATFHITELTQPGGPQILHLCEQHARTVLQKEETSPIKTITGALAKQLQLGQTKEELKKLDQKECPACGITFFEFRNSGRLGCPMDYTHFESDLTPLLVNIHDALEHTGKRPSRAAANVDAQTELISLRKEMEAAVAREDYEAASKIRDQINEIQGDPKHPSAAESTDDSSNAGETDAPAQEDDSSDGSEGGS; from the coding sequence ATGAAATGTCAGTATTGCGACAAACCCGCTACTTTTCACATCACCGAGCTGACCCAGCCGGGTGGGCCGCAGATCCTGCATTTGTGTGAGCAACATGCTCGGACAGTGCTGCAGAAAGAAGAGACCAGCCCGATCAAGACGATCACGGGTGCTTTGGCCAAGCAATTACAGCTGGGTCAAACCAAGGAAGAACTGAAAAAGCTCGACCAAAAAGAGTGTCCCGCTTGTGGGATCACTTTCTTTGAGTTTCGCAATTCGGGTCGCCTCGGCTGCCCGATGGATTACACCCATTTCGAATCGGATTTGACACCGCTGTTGGTCAATATCCACGATGCACTCGAACACACTGGAAAACGCCCAAGCCGGGCGGCCGCAAACGTGGATGCCCAAACCGAACTGATTAGCCTGCGTAAAGAAATGGAAGCCGCTGTCGCCCGTGAGGACTACGAGGCTGCCTCCAAAATCCGTGACCAAATCAACGAAATCCAAGGCGACCCTAAGCACCCCAGCGCTGCTGAATCGACGGATGATTCCAGCAATGCAGGTGAAACGGACGCTCCTGCACAAGAAGACGACTCGTCCGATGGATCGGAAGGCGGGTCATGA
- a CDS encoding M42 family metallopeptidase translates to MTPNEFLQAAITTPSPSGYEEPIQRLIRQYLDPHTQEVSIDVHGNLTATVGDQAGPRLMLAGHCDQIGMLISHIDDDGFLYAQTIGGWDPQQLVGQSMTIWTAGGPVAAVISRKPIHLLSSSEREQVVKLEELWLDMGATSADEAKAVVRVGDPVTLDLKYRPLLGDRVSGPGMDNKTGMWTVMEAIRRCAVELKQHPLACQLHSVATVQEEIGLRGAKTAAARIDPHVAIAVDVTHASDCPTIDKNRQGNIRLGGGPVIYRGPNINAKVAARLIELAEANGIDYQLAAIGRAAPNDSNALQISGAGVATGLVAIPNRYMHSAVETISLSDIEQIAKLLTLFAQNLTSDCDFIPG, encoded by the coding sequence ATGACTCCCAACGAATTCCTGCAAGCCGCGATCACCACGCCCAGCCCTTCTGGTTACGAAGAACCGATTCAAAGGTTGATTCGCCAGTACCTCGATCCGCATACCCAGGAAGTGTCGATTGACGTGCATGGCAATTTGACCGCAACGGTAGGCGACCAGGCTGGACCGCGACTGATGTTGGCAGGGCACTGCGACCAGATCGGCATGTTGATTTCACATATTGATGACGATGGATTTCTGTACGCCCAAACAATCGGCGGTTGGGATCCACAACAGTTGGTCGGCCAGTCAATGACGATCTGGACCGCGGGTGGCCCGGTCGCGGCCGTGATCAGTCGCAAGCCGATTCACTTGTTGTCATCCAGCGAACGGGAACAGGTAGTCAAGCTGGAAGAGCTGTGGCTGGACATGGGAGCGACCAGTGCCGACGAAGCCAAAGCGGTCGTGCGTGTCGGTGATCCGGTCACTTTGGATTTGAAGTACCGGCCATTGTTGGGTGACCGCGTCAGCGGGCCCGGGATGGATAACAAGACCGGGATGTGGACCGTCATGGAAGCGATCCGGCGATGTGCCGTTGAATTGAAGCAGCATCCCTTGGCGTGTCAGTTGCATAGTGTTGCGACCGTTCAAGAGGAGATCGGGCTTCGCGGTGCTAAAACGGCCGCCGCCCGGATTGATCCACACGTTGCGATCGCTGTCGATGTGACTCACGCGTCGGATTGTCCCACCATCGACAAGAACCGCCAGGGCAACATCCGGCTCGGTGGTGGTCCCGTGATCTATCGTGGCCCCAACATCAACGCCAAGGTGGCTGCTCGGTTGATTGAATTGGCGGAAGCCAACGGGATCGATTATCAGCTCGCCGCGATCGGCCGGGCTGCTCCGAACGATTCCAATGCACTGCAGATTTCGGGTGCGGGAGTGGCGACGGGGTTGGTAGCGATCCCCAACCGATACATGCACTCCGCCGTGGAGACCATTTCGCTATCCGACATCGAGCAAATTGCCAAGCTGCTTACGCTTTTTGCCCAGAACCTGACGTCCGATTGCGACTTCATTCCTGGGTGA
- a CDS encoding DUF1559 domain-containing protein: protein MLIVISIIGILASLLLPAVSKARESARAAQCQSNLKQFGIALVSHATTDPKGAFCSGAFDPERDGEPTEIGWVADMVRRGVLASEMKCTSNPALTSSAIEYMLSAADSDFATSTCVDAQGSEPYTSETGYTITNVSRQIAGGAIATGSQARSDVVTLEMLEKGYDTNYAASWFLTRSEVLIQSGDDATDGNLAAKDSACPSDSTKLLNVTRGPLTDRYLDSGRTPANTVPLLCDASSVGFLSSTVGELQSGTVYTTSIVGGPVLHREEVDTNGDGSGDTDLASASHLDSAVLLEYPVFPSATVRAGTTGWLKTWSVDTRQDYRGMSPLHNGICHVLMADGSVQGLVDENSDGFINNGFPVQSGLWTDVNVEAPPLALASYYSLHSKGE from the coding sequence ATGTTGATCGTGATTTCGATCATCGGCATCCTCGCGTCACTCTTGTTGCCAGCCGTCTCGAAAGCCCGCGAATCGGCTCGAGCGGCGCAGTGCCAAAGCAACTTGAAACAGTTCGGCATCGCGTTGGTCAGTCACGCGACGACGGACCCGAAAGGCGCCTTTTGCTCCGGAGCGTTTGACCCTGAGCGTGATGGCGAGCCCACCGAAATCGGTTGGGTGGCGGACATGGTTCGCCGGGGCGTGCTGGCCAGTGAAATGAAATGCACCAGCAACCCCGCTCTGACCAGTTCGGCGATTGAGTACATGTTGTCGGCGGCGGATAGCGATTTTGCGACGAGCACCTGTGTCGACGCGCAGGGAAGTGAGCCTTATACGAGCGAAACGGGTTACACGATCACCAATGTCTCCCGCCAGATTGCGGGCGGTGCTATTGCGACGGGTTCCCAAGCTCGAAGCGACGTCGTGACGCTGGAAATGCTGGAGAAGGGCTACGACACCAACTACGCCGCATCATGGTTCTTAACGCGAAGCGAAGTTCTCATTCAGTCGGGAGACGACGCAACGGATGGCAATCTTGCCGCCAAAGATTCGGCTTGCCCTAGCGATAGCACTAAGTTGCTAAACGTGACACGTGGTCCCCTGACAGATCGCTATTTAGATAGTGGTCGAACCCCAGCGAACACGGTGCCGCTTCTGTGTGACGCGTCGTCGGTCGGGTTCTTGTCCAGCACGGTTGGTGAGTTGCAGTCGGGTACTGTTTACACGACATCGATCGTCGGTGGGCCTGTGTTGCACCGTGAAGAAGTTGACACCAATGGTGACGGTAGTGGCGACACGGATCTTGCGTCGGCAAGTCATTTAGATTCTGCGGTATTACTGGAGTATCCTGTTTTCCCATCTGCGACTGTGCGTGCGGGAACGACTGGCTGGCTGAAGACTTGGAGCGTTGATACTCGTCAGGACTATCGTGGCATGTCGCCGCTTCACAATGGCATTTGTCACGTCTTGATGGCCGACGGCAGCGTGCAGGGACTGGTTGACGAAAACAGCGATGGTTTCATCAACAACGGCTTCCCAGTGCAGTCCGGATTGTGGACAGATGTGAATGTTGAAGCCCCGCCGCTAGCCCTGGCAAGCTACTACTCACTCCACAGTAAGGGTGAATGA